From Chroogloeocystis siderophila 5.2 s.c.1, the proteins below share one genomic window:
- the cphA gene encoding cyanophycin synthetase, protein MRILKIQTLRGPNYWSIRRHKLIVMRLDLEDLAEKPSNEIPGFYEGLVAALPSLESHLCSPGCHGGFLMRVREGTLMGHIVEHVALELQELAGMPAGFGRTRETATPGVYQVVFEYQEEQAGRYAARAAVRLCQSIVNKGYYLRQELEQDLEDLRELQRDAALGPSTDAIVLEAEARGIPWMSLGTRFLIQLGYGVHQKRIQATMTARTGILGVELACDKEGTKRILANAGVPVPRGTVISYFDELETAIEEVGGYPIVIKPLDGNHGRGITIDIRNWEEAEAAYDAARDVSRSVIVERFYTGRDHRVLVVDGKVVAVAERVPAHVIGDGVSTIEELIDQTNRDPNRGEGHDNVLTRIELDRTSYQLLERQGYTLDTVLPQDEICYLRATANLSTGGIAVDRTDDIHPENVWLAQRVAQIIGLDIAGIDIVTPDITRPLREVDGVIVEVNAAPGFRMHVSPSRGIPRNVAGAVLDMLFPPEKPSRIPILAVTGTNGKTTTTRLLAHIFKQTGQTIGYTTTDGTYIGDYLVEPGDNTGPQSAQLILQDPTVEVAVLESARGGILRSGLAFDASNVGVVLNVAADHLGIGDIDTIDQMAHLKSVVAEAVLPNGYAVLNADDSRVAAMRDRVKSQVAFFTMNPENELVKQHTQKGGLAAVYENGYLSILKGDWTLRIEQAVNVPLTMAGKAPFMIANALAASLAAFVQGVSIEQIRAGLNTFKASVNQTPGRMNLFNLGRYHALIDYAHNPHSYEALGSFIRNWPGERIGVVGGPGDRRDEDFITLGKLSAGIFDRIIIKEDDDTRGRSRGSAAELILKGIMQVKPDCPYESILDETTAINKGLDIASEGSLVVILPESVNRAISLIEVRRPIKDEIQQVNESTVTHDTQISVQSSVANQF, encoded by the coding sequence ATGAGAATCCTCAAAATCCAGACTTTACGCGGTCCTAATTACTGGAGTATTCGACGACACAAACTAATCGTCATGCGATTAGACCTAGAAGATTTAGCAGAGAAACCCTCGAACGAAATACCAGGTTTCTACGAAGGATTAGTCGCGGCGCTACCAAGTCTGGAATCACATTTGTGTTCGCCTGGCTGTCATGGTGGTTTTTTAATGCGCGTACGCGAAGGTACACTGATGGGGCATATCGTTGAACACGTCGCCCTAGAACTCCAAGAACTAGCCGGAATGCCCGCAGGCTTTGGTAGAACGCGCGAAACAGCAACTCCTGGTGTGTATCAAGTCGTTTTTGAGTACCAAGAAGAACAAGCAGGGCGTTATGCAGCTAGAGCCGCAGTTCGTCTATGCCAAAGTATTGTGAACAAAGGCTATTATCTTCGCCAAGAGCTTGAGCAAGACCTCGAAGACCTTAGAGAATTGCAGCGCGATGCTGCCCTAGGACCAAGTACCGATGCGATCGTCCTAGAAGCTGAAGCGCGAGGTATTCCTTGGATGTCTTTAGGAACGCGCTTTTTGATTCAACTCGGCTATGGAGTCCATCAAAAACGCATCCAAGCAACGATGACAGCCCGCACCGGAATTTTGGGCGTAGAACTTGCTTGTGACAAAGAAGGAACGAAACGCATTCTTGCCAACGCAGGCGTACCCGTTCCTAGAGGCACAGTTATCAGCTACTTCGACGAACTCGAAACGGCAATCGAAGAGGTCGGCGGCTATCCAATCGTCATCAAACCCCTCGACGGTAATCACGGGCGCGGTATTACAATTGATATTCGCAATTGGGAAGAAGCCGAAGCCGCTTACGATGCAGCAAGAGATGTTTCGCGCTCAGTGATTGTCGAACGGTTTTATACAGGTCGCGACCATCGCGTGTTAGTTGTTGATGGCAAAGTCGTAGCGGTCGCCGAACGCGTTCCAGCACACGTTATTGGCGATGGTGTGAGTACGATTGAAGAACTTATCGACCAAACGAATCGCGACCCGAATCGCGGCGAAGGACACGATAATGTTTTAACCCGCATTGAACTCGATCGCACAAGCTATCAACTTCTAGAAAGACAAGGATACACGCTCGATACAGTACTCCCTCAAGATGAAATTTGCTATCTGCGCGCGACAGCAAACCTAAGTACAGGTGGAATTGCCGTAGACCGAACTGATGACATTCATCCCGAAAACGTCTGGCTAGCGCAGCGTGTCGCCCAAATTATTGGTCTAGATATTGCCGGAATTGATATTGTTACCCCAGATATTACACGTCCTTTGCGCGAAGTCGATGGCGTGATTGTCGAAGTGAATGCTGCCCCTGGATTTAGAATGCACGTTAGCCCTAGTCGGGGGATTCCGCGTAATGTTGCGGGTGCGGTGCTGGATATGCTCTTTCCCCCCGAAAAACCCAGCCGCATCCCCATCTTGGCGGTGACGGGTACAAATGGCAAAACAACAACAACGCGACTACTTGCGCATATTTTTAAACAAACTGGTCAAACAATTGGCTACACAACAACTGATGGTACATATATTGGTGATTATTTAGTTGAACCAGGTGATAATACAGGTCCGCAAAGCGCTCAACTGATTCTACAAGACCCGACTGTAGAAGTTGCGGTGTTAGAGTCGGCACGCGGCGGAATTTTACGCTCTGGGTTAGCGTTTGATGCGAGTAATGTCGGTGTTGTGTTAAATGTCGCGGCGGATCACTTAGGTATAGGTGATATTGATACAATCGACCAAATGGCACACCTTAAAAGTGTTGTCGCAGAAGCAGTGTTACCGAATGGTTATGCGGTACTCAATGCCGATGACTCACGCGTTGCGGCGATGCGCGATCGCGTCAAGTCCCAAGTAGCTTTCTTTACAATGAACCCTGAAAACGAACTTGTCAAGCAGCATACGCAAAAAGGCGGTTTGGCAGCAGTGTATGAAAATGGCTACTTATCAATTCTTAAAGGTGATTGGACATTACGCATTGAACAAGCGGTGAATGTTCCCCTGACAATGGCAGGCAAAGCACCGTTTATGATTGCGAATGCGTTAGCCGCAAGCTTAGCCGCATTTGTCCAGGGAGTCTCGATCGAGCAAATTCGCGCCGGGTTAAATACATTCAAAGCCTCGGTTAATCAAACGCCAGGGCGGATGAATTTATTTAATTTAGGTCGCTACCATGCGCTGATCGACTACGCGCACAATCCGCACAGCTACGAAGCCCTTGGCAGTTTTATCCGCAATTGGCCCGGCGAAAGAATTGGTGTTGTTGGTGGTCCTGGCGATCGCCGCGACGAAGATTTTATAACGCTTGGTAAACTCTCCGCAGGCATATTCGACCGCATTATTATCAAAGAAGACGATGATACTCGTGGGCGATCGCGTGGTTCGGCTGCTGAACTTATTCTTAAAGGGATAATGCAAGTCAAGCCTGATTGTCCTTACGAGTCCATTTTGGACGAGACAACGGCAATCAATAAAGGACTAGATATTGCT
- a CDS encoding cyanophycinase, with translation MAQLEAQLLGMRKPQATTTAVLIIGGAEDKVHGREILQTFFLRAGAQNAHIAIIPSASREPAIIGSRYMSIFEEMGAKQVELLDIRERQQCEDPDIQKCLDTCTGVFWTGGDQLRLCGVLADTPAMETIRQRVQRKELTLAGTSAGAAVMGHYMIAGGGSGESPNRSLVDLGTGLGIIPELIVDQHFQNRNRMARLISAIACYPDRLGIGIDEDTCALVENDGTLQVMGKGTVTVIDPGELTHTNHSEVSATDPLSLHNLRLHILSYGDRYHLHKRQILPTSHLQK, from the coding sequence ATGGCGCAATTAGAAGCTCAGTTGCTAGGAATGAGAAAGCCCCAAGCTACCACAACCGCTGTATTAATTATAGGCGGTGCTGAAGACAAAGTTCACGGACGAGAGATCTTACAAACATTTTTTTTACGCGCTGGTGCCCAGAATGCACATATTGCGATTATTCCTTCGGCTTCGCGCGAACCAGCCATTATTGGCAGTAGATACATGAGTATCTTTGAAGAAATGGGGGCGAAGCAAGTAGAGTTACTCGATATTCGCGAACGCCAACAATGTGAAGATCCTGACATCCAAAAGTGCTTAGACACCTGTACCGGAGTTTTTTGGACGGGGGGGGATCAATTGCGCTTGTGCGGTGTGTTGGCTGATACTCCGGCGATGGAAACAATTCGCCAGCGCGTCCAACGCAAAGAATTAACCCTCGCGGGAACGAGTGCTGGAGCCGCTGTGATGGGACATTATATGATTGCTGGTGGTGGCAGCGGTGAATCGCCGAATCGCTCGTTGGTTGACCTGGGAACCGGTTTAGGGATTATTCCTGAGTTGATTGTCGATCAGCATTTTCAAAACCGCAACCGCATGGCACGCTTAATTAGCGCGATCGCGTGTTATCCAGACCGCCTCGGAATTGGCATTGATGAAGATACCTGCGCGTTGGTAGAAAACGATGGCACTTTACAAGTGATGGGTAAAGGTACGGTGACAGTCATCGATCCTGGTGAATTAACGCATACAAATCACAGCGAGGTGAGTGCGACAGATCCGTTAAGTTTGCACAATCTCCGGTTGCATATCCTCAGCTACGGCGATCGCTATCACTTGCACAAACGCCAAATTTTACCGACCAGTCATCTGCAAAAGTAA